CTCGGGGAGGACGGCACGCAGTTTCGCTCTGGCGCGGAAGATGCGGGCGCGGACGCTGGACTCGGCGATGCCGAGCGCGGTCGCGGCGTCCGCGAAGGACAGTTCGCCGAGCAGGCACAGCTGCACGGCCTCGCGCTCCCCCCTGGGCAGCATGGCCACGGCGGCCAGCACCTCGCGCAGCCTGCGGTCGTCGTCCACCCGCTCGGCGACGCCCTCGGCGTGGTCGCGCACGTCGCCCGGCTCGGGCAGCCGGTCCACCGCGCGCCGGAAGCGCCGCAGTCTGCGGGACTCCGTCCTGGCCAGGTTGCCCGCCACGGTGAACAGCCAGGGCAGCGCGCTCTCGGAGACCAGCACCAGCTCCGCGCACTTGCGCCAGGCGGTCAGGAACGTGTTCGAGGCCAGGTCCTCGGCGGTGGCCCACGAGCCGGTCAGCCGGTAGGCGTGGTTCCACACGGCCTCGGCGTGCCGTTCGAACAGCTCACCGAAGGCGTCGCGGTCGCCGTTGGCGGCGCGCAGCCACAGCTCGCGGTCACCCGGGGGTTCGGTCACCAGCACGCTCCGTCCCGTCACCGCGAACAGCCTCGTCGCAGTCGTCATACCGGGGAGTGGCCGCTCCGCCCACCGCCGTTGCGTCTGGTTCGGCTTCGTAGACTGAGAGGACCCGATTCTTGCGAGGAGCCCCGTGACCGTTCAGCCCGTCCGCCTGTTCGGCGATCCCGTCCTGCGCACCAGGGCCGCCGAGGTGGTGGACTTCGACAAGGAGCTGCGCGGTCTCGTGCGGGACCTCTGGGACACCATGGAGGCCCAGGGCGGCGCGGGGATCGCCGCTCC
The window above is part of the Allokutzneria albata genome. Proteins encoded here:
- a CDS encoding RNA polymerase sigma factor, whose product is MTTATRLFAVTGRSVLVTEPPGDRELWLRAANGDRDAFGELFERHAEAVWNHAYRLTGSWATAEDLASNTFLTAWRKCAELVLVSESALPWLFTVAGNLARTESRRLRRFRRAVDRLPEPGDVRDHAEGVAERVDDDRRLREVLAAVAMLPRGEREAVQLCLLGELSFADAATALGIAESSVRARIFRARAKLRAVLPEGASR